One window of Candidatus Neomarinimicrobiota bacterium genomic DNA carries:
- a CDS encoding putative DNA binding domain-containing protein: MALEQPESHATEFKSSWWDEYLKIICAFANTDGGELIIGVNDKGKVIGIKNARKLLEDLPNKIRNKLGITPLVTVERKNREEIIYIKIFPSTVPVSYNGRYYVRSGSTSQEVKGNELIHFLLKKTGRTWDSLTCEASFSDIETSAVEEFKSLAKDRTPSISKLDSTKKIFVNLDLIADKKEMTNAAILLFGENPQKFFISAKTRVGRFKTSTDIIDTVIAEGNLFKQLETVLEAMKKHLNLRFEIKGIQRQDIWDYPIEAIREAVINALIHKDYSSTAEIQIKIYDDKIWIWNPGKLPPQLTVDDLKKEHSSYPRNPLIANAFYLAGFIERWGSGTRRIVDLCKAQGLPEPEYKEEQGGFSVWFYKDIYTEENLRKMRLNERQIKAVMYVKQTGKITNREYQQVCNTSERTATRDLSALVSIGLFEQKGITGRGTEYVLRSHKNAKDARKTPERRQKKKDREKKE, translated from the coding sequence ATGGCTTTAGAACAACCTGAATCACACGCCACCGAATTCAAATCCTCCTGGTGGGATGAGTATCTTAAGATAATCTGTGCTTTTGCCAATACAGATGGAGGAGAGTTGATAATTGGGGTGAATGATAAAGGTAAGGTTATAGGAATTAAGAATGCCAGAAAATTATTAGAGGATTTACCAAATAAGATAAGAAATAAACTTGGAATAACTCCTTTAGTTACTGTAGAAAGAAAAAATAGGGAAGAAATTATCTATATTAAAATCTTCCCTTCTACTGTTCCTGTCTCATACAATGGCAGATATTATGTTAGAAGTGGTAGCACCAGCCAGGAAGTAAAAGGTAACGAATTAATACATTTCCTGCTAAAGAAGACGGGTAGGACATGGGATAGTCTCACTTGTGAAGCAAGTTTTTCTGATATAGAAACTTCTGCTGTGGAAGAATTCAAAAGCCTTGCTAAAGACAGGACACCAAGTATCTCTAAACTGGATTCCACGAAGAAAATTTTTGTCAATCTGGATCTTATTGCTGATAAAAAAGAGATGACAAATGCAGCTATTTTACTCTTTGGAGAAAACCCTCAGAAATTTTTTATCTCAGCAAAAACAAGAGTTGGGAGATTTAAGACATCTACCGATATTATTGATACAGTAATAGCAGAAGGCAATCTTTTTAAACAATTAGAAACGGTTTTAGAGGCAATGAAGAAACATCTGAACCTAAGATTTGAGATAAAGGGCATTCAAAGACAAGATATATGGGACTATCCAATAGAGGCAATAAGAGAAGCAGTAATTAATGCCCTTATTCACAAAGACTATTCAAGCACAGCAGAAATTCAAATCAAGATATATGATGACAAAATATGGATATGGAATCCGGGAAAACTTCCTCCCCAGCTTACTGTGGATGACTTAAAAAAGGAACATTCCTCATATCCAAGAAACCCTTTAATAGCAAACGCTTTTTATCTTGCTGGTTTTATTGAGAGATGGGGATCAGGCACAAGAAGAATTGTAGATTTATGTAAAGCACAGGGATTGCCTGAACCTGAATACAAAGAAGAACAGGGAGGATTTAGTGTCTGGTTTTATAAGGATATTTATACAGAAGAAAATTTGAGAAAGATGAGGTTAAATGAAAGACAGATTAAGGCAGTAATGTATGTTAAACAAACAGGGAAGATAACGAATAGAGAATATCAGCAGGTTTGTAATACTTCAGAAAGAACCGCAACAAGAGATTTATCTGCATTAGTTTCCATAGGACTTTTTGAACAAAAGGGTATTACCGGAAGAGGAACTGAATATGTTTTAAGAAGCCATAAAAACGCCAAAGACGCCAGAAAGACGCCAGAAAGACGCCAAAAAAAGAAAGACAGAGAGAAAAAGGAATAA
- a CDS encoding DEAD/DEAH box helicase family protein, with the protein MNNTFLQNIIEDISISTLPYNWNYFNLEGFSKDKRLWDFQQKAVENAIKVLWKYYEDLKDFVNGEKLEVNQERKKKLFEWYKNNSLEEDLDIRLDKLNRKIYNLLTEYYTPKDGKIPYWNYINRMSFWMATGSGKTLIIIKLIKILKQLMARGEIPEYDILFLTHRNDLIEQFKRMVDEVNYADAEKIELRELKEYPEVKRQMSLFGTQVFYYRSDNIGDEQKEKIIDFRNYDNDGKWYIFLDEAHKGDKEDSKRQHIYSILSRNGFLFNFSATFTDPRDVITAAFEFNLSSFIEKGYGKHISVLRQEIRAFREDEDYSGDEKQKIVLKSLILLTYSKKFYEKISKIETKLYHKPLLLTLVNSINTEDADLKLFFREIERIGKGDIEEMVFKESIDELWEEFFKEETEFVFEDGKRIKIDENIFKGITLKDIWKYVYNSDSPGEIEISFRPSDKKQVAFKLTTSDKHFALSKTGDIPSWLKEELGRFNVNHRFEEEGFFERINQDDSPINILMGSRAFYEGWDSNRPNIINFINIGTGTDAKKFILQSIGRGIRIEPIANKRRRLVELYNNKEIDDNLFGKIKDLCRPLETLFVFGTNRSALLTVIKELKRESKEKGQQISLFVNKCAEKQTLLIPVYKLADYPLMKKRGLAKFEISRADFEILKKYSEYINDDRIFIMNYDTTPEKVRVLRKTLYNSDQYYKYAERSFKNIHIFVQRLFDYFSVTPEELKEFKELDEEIRHFRNIKVYLKSIDKILKSIEMVRDYPIRIKELQSQYGKIPPDEYDRRRGKIKKETIFESDHKKITIKYVANHYYLPLILSDEEKIDYIKHIIKTQSEVNFVNDLEQYLNENRSKFNDFDWWLFSKLDESLDEVYIPYYNPETNRISKFKPDFIFWFKKGDNYFIVFVDPKGTEHTGAYRKIDGYKVLFEENGKEKVFNYNGFKVRIKLLLRPKDISKALDEYKQYWFYNIEKMLKVMA; encoded by the coding sequence ATGAATAACACCTTTTTACAAAATATTATAGAAGATATCAGCATATCTACCTTACCATATAACTGGAACTATTTTAACTTAGAGGGCTTTTCAAAAGATAAAAGGTTGTGGGATTTTCAACAGAAGGCGGTTGAGAATGCTATCAAGGTACTATGGAAATACTACGAAGATTTGAAAGATTTTGTAAATGGAGAAAAGCTTGAGGTAAATCAGGAAAGAAAAAAGAAATTATTTGAATGGTATAAAAATAATAGTTTAGAAGAAGATTTAGATATAAGATTAGATAAACTGAACAGAAAAATATATAATTTACTTACTGAATATTACACTCCTAAAGATGGAAAGATACCTTATTGGAATTATATTAACCGCATGTCATTCTGGATGGCAACAGGGAGCGGTAAGACTCTTATCATCATCAAACTTATCAAAATCTTGAAACAGCTTATGGCAAGAGGGGAAATCCCTGAATACGATATTTTATTTCTAACCCATAGGAATGATCTGATTGAACAATTTAAAAGGATGGTAGATGAGGTAAATTATGCGGACGCAGAAAAAATTGAACTTCGGGAATTAAAAGAATACCCTGAAGTAAAAAGGCAAATGTCTCTATTTGGAACACAGGTATTTTACTACAGGTCTGATAACATTGGTGATGAGCAGAAGGAAAAAATTATTGATTTCAGAAATTATGACAATGACGGGAAATGGTATATATTCTTAGATGAAGCACACAAAGGGGATAAAGAAGATTCTAAAAGACAGCATATTTATTCCATCCTTTCAAGAAATGGATTTTTATTTAATTTTTCTGCTACCTTTACTGATCCAAGGGACGTTATAACCGCCGCATTTGAGTTTAACCTCTCATCATTTATTGAAAAGGGTTACGGAAAACATATCAGCGTATTAAGACAAGAAATACGGGCATTTAGAGAGGATGAAGACTACAGTGGAGATGAAAAGCAGAAAATAGTTTTGAAGTCTTTAATTCTACTAACATATTCAAAAAAATTTTATGAAAAAATAAGTAAGATTGAGACAAAACTCTATCACAAGCCATTACTTTTAACCCTTGTCAATTCTATCAATACAGAGGATGCAGATTTAAAGCTCTTCTTTAGAGAAATTGAGAGGATTGGGAAAGGGGATATTGAAGAAATGGTCTTTAAAGAGTCTATAGATGAACTATGGGAAGAATTTTTTAAAGAAGAGACTGAGTTTGTCTTTGAGGATGGAAAAAGGATAAAGATAGATGAAAATATATTCAAAGGCATTACATTGAAAGATATATGGAAGTATGTTTATAACTCTGATAGCCCTGGTGAGATCGAGATTTCCTTTAGACCATCAGATAAGAAGCAGGTTGCCTTTAAACTTACTACATCTGATAAACACTTTGCTTTAAGTAAAACTGGAGACATACCATCCTGGTTGAAAGAAGAATTAGGAAGATTCAATGTAAACCATCGGTTTGAGGAGGAAGGATTCTTTGAAAGAATAAATCAGGATGACTCACCAATTAATATTTTAATGGGGTCCCGTGCCTTTTATGAAGGATGGGATTCTAATAGGCCAAACATTATAAATTTTATCAATATTGGTACAGGGACAGACGCTAAGAAATTCATTCTGCAGTCTATTGGAAGAGGTATAAGAATTGAACCGATTGCAAATAAAAGACGAAGGTTAGTAGAACTTTATAATAACAAAGAAATAGATGATAATCTGTTTGGAAAAATAAAGGATTTATGTCGTCCTTTAGAGACATTGTTTGTTTTTGGGACAAATAGAAGTGCTTTGCTTACAGTTATCAAGGAGCTTAAACGTGAGAGCAAAGAAAAAGGCCAACAAATCTCTCTTTTTGTAAATAAATGTGCTGAAAAACAAACACTTTTAATACCCGTTTATAAATTGGCAGATTATCCCCTAATGAAGAAACGAGGATTGGCTAAGTTTGAGATTTCAAGGGCAGATTTTGAAATCTTGAAGAAATATTCTGAATATATAAATGATGATAGAATTTTTATTATGAACTATGATACTACGCCAGAAAAAGTTAGGGTTTTGAGAAAAACTTTATATAATTCTGATCAGTATTATAAATATGCAGAGCGAAGTTTCAAGAATATCCATATATTTGTACAGAGACTATTTGATTACTTTAGTGTAACTCCGGAAGAACTGAAAGAGTTTAAAGAGTTGGATGAAGAGATAAGACATTTTAGAAATATCAAGGTCTATCTTAAAAGCATAGATAAAATACTTAAGAGTATTGAAATGGTAAGAGATTATCCAATAAGGATAAAAGAACTACAAAGCCAATATGGGAAAATTCCACCAGATGAATATGACAGAAGGAGAGGAAAAATAAAAAAAGAGACAATTTTTGAGAGTGATCATAAAAAAATTACAATTAAATATGTTGCCAATCACTATTACCTCCCACTTATTTTATCTGATGAGGAAAAGATAGATTACATCAAGCATATAATTAAAACCCAAAGTGAAGTAAACTTTGTAAATGACTTAGAACAATATTTAAATGAAAATAGAAGTAAGTTCAATGATTTTGATTGGTGGCTTTTCAGTAAATTAGATGAATCCCTTGATGAAGTTTATATCCCTTATTATAACCCTGAAACAAATAGAATCAGCAAGTTTAAGCCGGATTTTATTTTCTGGTTCAAGAAAGGGGATAACTACTTTATTGTTTTTGTTGATCCAAAGGGAACAGAACATACAGGTGCTTACAGGAAAATTGATGGGTATAAGGTATTGTTCGAGGAAAACGGAAAAGAGAAGGTTTTTAATTACAACGGATTCAAAGTCAGAATAAAGTTGCTACTAAGACCGAAGGATATTTCAAAAGCCCTCGATGAGTATAAACAATATTGGTTTTATAACATAGAAAAGATGTTAAAAGTAATGGCTTGA
- the mtnA gene encoding S-methyl-5-thioribose-1-phosphate isomerase — MIKSIYYERDSLLLIDQRLLPGQLKIVQLNNITEIEKAIKEMMVRGAPAIGITGAYGIVIGQKNYINSDTETFFQKLEENYKTLVNTRPTAINLKWALDRVKSIARKNKDKPIKEIWELMLKEAKKIHNEEIDRCRKISKNGAKLIPQRANILTHCNTGPLATGGIGTALGSIIQAHKNGKEIHVFVDETRPLLQGARLTTWELEQENIPHTLITDNIAGFLMSRKKIDLILVGADRIAKNGDTANKIGTYSLAILANYHNIPFYVAAPFSTIDTTIDDGSKIPIEYRDPAEVTNFNGIKITHNRCNAISPAFDVTPSELISAIITDKGIFRYPYSF, encoded by the coding sequence ATGATAAAATCCATTTACTATGAAAGAGATAGCCTGCTTCTAATTGACCAACGACTACTGCCGGGTCAATTAAAGATTGTCCAACTCAACAATATTACTGAAATAGAAAAAGCCATAAAAGAAATGATGGTGCGTGGTGCACCGGCAATCGGTATCACAGGTGCATACGGAATTGTGATTGGACAAAAGAATTATATAAACTCCGATACGGAAACATTTTTCCAGAAGCTTGAAGAAAATTACAAAACACTTGTTAATACTCGTCCAACTGCAATTAATTTAAAATGGGCACTTGATCGGGTGAAATCAATTGCAAGAAAGAATAAAGATAAGCCTATAAAGGAAATCTGGGAACTTATGCTTAAAGAGGCAAAAAAAATTCACAATGAAGAAATAGATAGATGTAGAAAAATATCTAAAAATGGAGCAAAGCTGATACCACAGAGAGCCAATATTCTGACACATTGCAATACAGGGCCTCTTGCAACTGGCGGTATAGGAACCGCACTCGGTTCAATAATACAGGCACATAAAAATGGCAAAGAAATACACGTTTTTGTCGATGAAACTCGACCTTTACTGCAGGGAGCACGATTGACAACCTGGGAACTCGAGCAGGAAAACATTCCACACACTCTTATAACAGACAATATAGCTGGGTTTCTAATGTCGCGAAAGAAAATAGATCTTATATTGGTTGGCGCTGATAGAATAGCTAAAAACGGCGATACAGCCAATAAAATAGGAACATATTCACTAGCAATACTTGCAAATTATCATAATATTCCTTTTTATGTAGCAGCTCCTTTTTCAACAATTGATACTACTATAGATGATGGCTCAAAAATACCAATCGAGTATAGAGACCCAGCTGAAGTTACTAATTTTAACGGTATTAAAATAACACATAATAGATGCAATGCAATATCACCAGCTTTTGATGTTACCCCATCAGAGTTAATATCAGCAATTATTACAGATAAAGGGATATTTAGATATCCTTACAGCTTTTAG
- a CDS encoding sugar kinase gives MNSLPVLVVGSVAIDDVETPFGKMENSIGGSAIYFSTACSFFTKVRIVGIAGRDFPKEVIERLHARGVDTTGLTIEDGDTFRWGGRYHQDMNSRDTLYTKLGLFEKFNPELPDEYKNTPLVFLGNIQPSLQLQVMNQMKNYKFVACDTMNLWIETAKNELLKLLKKVNMIIINDSELHDLTGEINIIKGLEKVHNMGPEYVIVKKGENGAYLSHNLELFFTPTYPVKQPIDPTGAGDSFAGGFFGYLSTQNTIDFKTLKKAVIYGNVMGSICVEDFNIQALLRADKKTIEDRYNSIRNMLKI, from the coding sequence ATGAACAGTTTACCTGTTCTTGTTGTCGGGTCAGTTGCTATTGATGATGTTGAAACACCATTTGGTAAAATGGAAAATTCCATCGGTGGTTCTGCAATATATTTTTCCACCGCCTGTTCTTTTTTTACAAAAGTAAGGATTGTCGGCATTGCTGGCAGGGACTTCCCAAAAGAAGTTATAGAAAGACTACATGCAAGAGGTGTGGATACTACAGGACTCACTATAGAAGATGGGGATACTTTCAGATGGGGCGGCAGATACCATCAGGATATGAACTCCCGAGATACCTTATATACAAAGCTTGGACTCTTTGAAAAATTTAATCCTGAACTGCCAGATGAATACAAAAACACGCCTTTAGTTTTTCTCGGCAATATCCAGCCATCCTTGCAGCTACAGGTTATGAATCAGATGAAAAATTACAAATTTGTAGCATGCGATACCATGAATCTATGGATTGAAACAGCAAAAAACGAACTTTTGAAATTATTAAAAAAAGTTAACATGATTATTATCAATGACAGCGAATTACATGATTTAACAGGAGAAATCAACATTATTAAGGGATTGGAAAAAGTCCATAATATGGGTCCAGAATATGTTATCGTAAAAAAGGGAGAAAATGGAGCATATTTAAGTCACAACCTTGAACTTTTCTTTACTCCAACCTATCCTGTAAAACAACCTATTGATCCTACCGGTGCAGGCGATAGTTTTGCAGGAGGCTTTTTCGGCTATTTGTCAACGCAGAATACCATAGATTTTAAAACTTTAAAAAAGGCTGTTATTTATGGAAATGTAATGGGGTCTATCTGCGTTGAAGATTTTAATATTCAAGCCCTTCTAAGAGCTGATAAAAAAACCATCGAAGATCGGTACAATTCTATAAGAAATATGTTAAAAATATAA